AAACACACTAGGATGGTCCCTTGAGAGTGGGGAAACACAGGGGGTATGGCTGGAGCAGCTTTCTGAAGAAGGGCACCATGGCCTTGGTCTCCCTTCCTGGCCTAGAGTTCTCCTCTATCCCTCTGTCTCTTACTGATTCGCCCTCACCCTATCATTCTCCCCCTCTCTTACACAGATgtaggggggggagggagggagggagggagagagggagggagagagagagggagggagagagagagagagagggagggagagagggagggggagggagggagagagagagagagggagggaggaaaacagagagaggaagagagagagagaaagagggagggagggagggagggagagggagagagagagagggagagggagagagagagggagggagggagggaggaaaacggagagaggaagagagagagaaagagggagggagggagggagaaggagggagggaggaagagagagagggagggaggaagagagagagagaaagagggagggagggagggagaaggagggagggagagagggagagagagagggagggagggagggagggaggaaaacagagagaggaagagagagagaaaaagagggagggtgggagggagagggagggagggagggagggagggaggaagagagacagagagggagggacagagggagggagagggagggagggagggaggaagacagagggggggggaagagagggagagagagagagagagagagagagagagagagagagagagagagagagagcacacacacGATCCTTGCTTGTGCCCCAGCACTCCCCCAGCAAACCTCACTCTGGCTGCTACCTCGATCTTCCCCACTGGGTGGCAATGTGGCTCCGTGGATTGACACCCGTGACCCACGGCCCCAGGCTGTCTCTCCGCTCGTCCATCTCCGCCTGCGCTCCGCAGAGGGCTCTAAAGAGGACACCCACGCCAGCTTTTCGGTCACGCCTCACTGCGGCACCTAATGAATCTCCGCTCTCGCCTGAGCCGCCACAGCCCCCACCCACCCTGGGTCTGAACCGAGGTTCCCTCCTGAGCCTCAGGAAGGGAATTCAGGACAGGGGTCTGGCTCTGCGCCGGTGTTTGTACCCCATCTGATTGGCTTCAGAACAGTCATCGTCATGGAAATGTCCGTAACCAGGTGCAAATAATGGCTAGAATGCCATCTCCTTGTTTTATATTAACACAGATTTGCCTAAATGAAGCTTAGCAGAAGAACCCACAAGGCGCCTGGCGCTTCTAACCTCCCATGGGGTGGGAGGCAGTGTGCAGAACAGAGCTCTGGTCCACCCTCCGTTCCAATGAGGTAAAGATTCAGGGCTGGGAAGGACCACATCCTAgaccagtgggtctcaacctgcctaatgctgcgaccctttaatacagtcccttatGTTGtgctgacctccaaccataaaattgttttgttactacttcataactgtaattttgctactgttatgaatcgtcatgtaaataaatatctgatatacagaaaatctgatatgtgactccatgtggtctcaacccacaggttgagaactgctattgTAGACGATGCTAAGTACGCATGGCTGGGCAAGACTGTACTGGGTTATCAAAACCACTGACTTTCAGTGGTACTCCACATGTCCTTAGTGGTTAGTACTCAGTCAGTACTTAGTCATGTTGGGTACTTCCACCTGCACTGTCCTATGGAGTCCTCATAAGGCCCTTGAATGAAGAATCCTAGGTGATTCAAGCTCCCACTGTGTGGAAAAGGCTCATCCCAGCTTGGGAAATGTCTGGACCAGCTGCTGGGAGCACACAGATGCTTGCACAAGGTCACCTCTGGAAGACAGGGGGCCATGTTGGAAaggggaagggttggagggaagagagggcagCATAAATCTCACTGTGTAGGATGAGAAGGACTCTCCAGGCAGGCACCGGGCACTGAGAACTAGGCTAGCAGACTTCCCTGGTGACTCTCTGCCCACTCTTTGGCAACACTCTTTCTCTCTAAAGGACCCCCAGGCTCACTGTCACCTCCAGGATAGGTGGACAAGAGAGATACTTCATGGACAGCAGATGCTACTGAAGAGCAGAGAGATAGATGCCAGCAGGGCTCACATGTCTGATGCAGACACCTCCTTTGATCAAGAGTGTAGGTGACCCTAAAACAGCCCTAAAGGAAGGTGTgcacccagcatggatgatggaGCCCTCTTCTCCTAGTCCTTTCCCAGCCCACATAATCTAGCTCCTCCCTGAGACCCTAAGACCACCTGTAGTTAGAATAGAACTGTATACAACCGGCCAGACCCGGTGGCTGGATGCTCAGGCCAATGACTCTCCACATCCCATCTTGCTATGAGGGCATGTCAACCGTCGACCAGCCTAGCTGTGATTGTGCTTTTGCAATCAGACACTAGCTTTATGAAGATATAGTTTGTTCTGCTCAGAGGACAGCGCTGTGCAACATCATGGTGCCTGAATAAGCTTCCAAGGAAGTTTCAAAAAACTTACGTCAAGAACTGTGAGAGTCTGAGGCACCCCCTCCCAAGCCACCATGCCAGCTACCCAGGTTCATGGATGCTGGCGGGAGCCACAAGACTCCTGGAGACAAGGACTTCATTGTTCACAGGAACATCATCCCTACAGGGACATGTGACACTAGTACTCCCAGCAGATAACATTGGCTGACTCTAGGGACCTGGATCCACTGGAACAAGAAACACCTACCCTTGCCACCCAAGGGAGACACCTCCTTTGGGACACTGTACAATGGGAACACCTGTTCACTAGCTCCCAGCATCACATCATCTTTCTTCTGAGGCTGAATCCAGGGTAGGATACATGGGAGACACCAATTTCATCTTCCAGATTTGCTCACTATGCAAACATCCTTCATGGAGCAGTCTAAAGCTGGGATAAAGCCTGTGTAAGGCTCTGGATGTGGTTTCATGAAGTTCCCCCCATGAACCTACACACATCAATGAAAGAAAAGTATCCACAGCATAGAGCAGTCAGGATTTCCCTAGAAAGACACACAAGAAGACCAGGTGCCCCAGGGTTCTGTCATGATACCTCATTCTTTTCCTGGTCCCAAGTGGGGTTGCCTGTGATGATGTGTTTTCTTTGGAAAGTGAAGAGTTAATTCCGGCCCGGTGGCGGCAGAGgcggcgaacacctttaatctcagcactcgggaggcagaggcaggcggatctctgtgagttcaaggccagcctgggctaccaagtgagttccaggaaaggctcaaagctacacagagaaaccctgtcttgaaaaaccaaaaaaaaaaaaaaaaaaaaaaaaaaaggagttaatTCCTTTTTACCAAAGATTCTGACATACAAAGAGGGGAAAGTAGAGGTTGTTTCTGCAAGCTCCCCCATGCTCCATTCCCTAGTGTCCTACGTGTAGTCTGGAGCTGGTGATAGCCCTAAAAAGGAGAACACAGCAAACACTGAGGACTGTGGTCTCTGGGGCTCCCTCGGGCCTCTCCCCGACTTCTCTGAAGAAGCTACTGCCACACTGATCTGTGCCCTAGAGGGACCTTCCATTAGCAAGACTGTGGTGACATCTGCACCGGCGGTGAGAAACCAAGGCTCTGCATTCTATATAGCCTCAGAGGCGTGGAACCATGGCGAGTAATCAGGTTCTCACAGTGACGGACTTGTTGAGCCTCGCATGAATCCCTGGCCTTCAGACCCCTCGTGCTAATAAATACTCTAGGTCACTATATTTCAGGGTGATTGGCTTACTCCACAGCAATAGATAAGTCGGCTACTGAAGAAACTAGAACAGAGAGCACCTCACATCCCATAACGAAATTCAGAGGATTTATTTGTGTTCCTGGAGTATGGGTTTGAAGCAGAGCAGCAGTGTTCCTACGTGGGTAATAGTGAAAGGAACCTATGTGTTAGAGTAACTTATAAGACATTGGTCACCACCGAATGGTGCTTTTTGTGTAGTTTAAAAGGTGGCTGGAACTCCTGCCCCCACGGCCATGGTGTGCACATGACTGCACCGCATCCTTCTGAGTGGTGACTCCATAATGAGCATCTCAGCTCGGACAAGGGTGGTAAAACTTTGCCTTTTCAGAACAGCACTGGGAAACAAGAGTTCCCCCCTCCTATGGTTCAAACAGCCCTTCTGTCAATGAGGCTCAGAACTTCCTTACGGAAAGGAACTTGGCAGACATGGTGACTGATGCCCAGGGGTAGCTTGTGGCCACTGGTGTCTGCTGAATTCCTATAAAAGATGGGGTTCAGATGGCTGTCTCCCCTGAGCTACAGCCTGCCAGCACTCACAAGTTTTCCTTGTCAAACTCGCACATGAAGTACATGGTGATGTGGCAGGCCACATCGTTCCAGCCCCCTGAGGCCACCATCTCTACACAGTCCTCCTCGTCATAAGCGTTATTGGGTTCTCCACTACGCCACTTGTTGAAAGTCTGCATGGGGGAGCGGTCCGAGTACACGAAGGTGCCCTCTCTTTCCAGGTCATTGATGCCTATGAAGACACGGGCCAGGCCGGCCTGTGCCAGGTACGAAGCCATCAGGCCATTGGCTGCCTCGTCCTTGGGCATGCTGAGCGTGCCTCCCCGACCTTGGCAGGACAGCTGGGCATCTGCATACCGCTTCTCCTCCTTCACCAGCAGGTAGATCTTGCTCTCGGTCTCGCGTACACCAGCAACAGCTGCAGGGGAGGGCAGTGCTGAAAGGCCAGCACTTGCATTTCTATAACAAACTCCACACACTCCACCACACCACGGCCACAGGCACGGCAGCCGTGGGCGCTGAGCAGCAATGGCAGCCATGCTGTCCAGCTTTGGGGAGaaaggggcagggaggaagaggggaggggaaggtctCAGTCCTACGTACCATTTTTTATGAATTTCAGCTCAGTCATCAGTTGAGTGACCTGGTTGTCCATCTCCCCAATAGCCTTCCTCAGCTGGCTGCACTCACATGGAATGCCTGCAAGAAGCAGCCTTTTATACAGGGGACTGGTTTTGGAAAagaaaggtacacacacacacacacacacacacacacacacacacacacactacctcaaATGCGTATGCCACAGAGAAAAGGATCAGAAACGAGCAGCCTGACCTCTAGGGCAGGTATACCTGAGCCTACTACACAGACAGAGTGATGCCTTGCAGACAGACCACAACCCCGAGAAGATTAAAACGGTCAAGAAACCAGAGACTGGAATACCCCAGCCTCACAAGACGGTATCAGCTGCTTGAGCTCCCTGCTTTCCTAACCACTGCAGTTCCAGTTTGTGATTCTGAAATGTTTTTATCCGTGCATATTAATTATGCACAATAATGGGCTTCACTGTGACATTCCATACATGTCCATTATGTATCTTGATCATACTCATCCTGTTACCTTCTCTTGTCCCCTCCTGCTCCTTCCAACTgatccccttcctccttccaacaCCATGTCcatgtgttgttgttgtggtggtggtggtgcataggCACCTTTCCCTCActaagctgtttttgttgttttgtttttctgttttgtgatgGGATCCCATGTAGCAcagctatgtagccaaagatgaccttgaacttcagatccccCTGCCTTTACCTGATGGCTGATGATAGGGTTAAGAcgtgcaccaccattcccagttttggagcccagggcttcatgcagcCACATgtagctctttttttcttttaatttattatcattacttataattgtttaattttatgtatatgggtgtttgcctacatgtatgtctgtgtaccatgtgtgtgtctacagtgaccccagaggccagaagagggcatctgatctctTATAACTGTAGTTACaaattgtgagctgctatgtggttcctatgtgggtcctgggaattgaacccaggtcttctggaagagcagccagtgttcttaacctctggaCCGTCACTCCAATCCCATGGTTTATGGTTTGTCATACCAGGTTCTCCACTGGGACCAGGGGGTCCAATGTCACCAGAGTCTCCTTTTTCACCTgggtgataaaaagaaaaattaaagttacCATTCAGAGGGGAGATGTCGCTCAAATTAAAATGTGTCAGGTTAAACATCTTATTTATTGGATCTGGGaagtagttcagtggtagagttgtACAGTGTGTACAAGGCTCTGGATTCAGTCCCCACCACTCCCCATCATGTTCTACAGACAGCTCTTCAGGCTGTTGATAAACACGGCCATTGCATTCTGTGGGCTTTGGGGGAGCATCCAA
The nucleotide sequence above comes from Onychomys torridus chromosome 21, mOncTor1.1, whole genome shotgun sequence. Encoded proteins:
- the Colec11 gene encoding collectin-11, encoding MGDKGQKGTVGRHGKIGPIGAKGEKGDSGDIGPPGPSGEPGIPCECSQLRKAIGEMDNQVTQLMTELKFIKNAVAGVRETESKIYLLVKEEKRYADAQLSCQGRGGTLSMPKDEAANGLMASYLAQAGLARVFIGINDLEREGTFVYSDRSPMQTFNKWRSGEPNNAYDEEDCVEMVASGGWNDVACHITMYFMCEFDKENL